The following proteins are encoded in a genomic region of Arachis stenosperma cultivar V10309 chromosome 4, arast.V10309.gnm1.PFL2, whole genome shotgun sequence:
- the LOC130973614 gene encoding uncharacterized protein LOC130973614 has protein sequence MYSADTWVQLVTQPWSGAVDTIMFHRIFWTFSPCVETFKHCKPLISIDSTYLYGKYGGMLFMAIAQDDNVNILHIAFAVVEGEAKEAWSFFLSYLRQHVTPQPSVLVISDKHKSIDATLNTDGSLWKPPHAFRHFVQDTLLPTS, from the exons ATGTACTCAGCTG ATACTTGGGTGCAACTTGTAACACAGCCTTGGTCTGGTGCAGTCGACACTATCATGTTTCATCGGATATTTTGGACATTTTCACCGTGCGTTGAGACTTTCAAGCATTGCAAGCCACTTATTTCTATCGATAGCACCTACTTATATGGTAAATACGGAGGCATGTTATTCATGGCTATTGCTCAAGATGACAATGTAAACATATTGCATATTGCATTTGCCGTTGTTGAGGGTGAGGCGAAGGAGGCTTGGTCgttttttctttcatatttgCGGCAGCATGTGACACCACAACCCAGCGTCTTAGTGATTTCAGACAAGCACAAATCAATTGATGCTACATTGAACACCGATGGAAGTTTATGGAAACCACCGCATGCCTTCAGACATTTTGTACAAGACACATTGCTACCAACTTCATGA
- the LOC130972918 gene encoding E3 ubiquitin-protein ligase At1g63170-like, with product MQNTNASPSSPAAVDTAPFLLRSRRFLRRTPPPLRTAARLFRQASGRRMMLREPSVRVREAAAAELEGRQSDWAYSKPVVVVDVLWNLAVALVGAAVLCVSTKEEPCVPLRVWIVGYLLQGLLHSLCVVVEFNKRRRVRRSQDGSTSSNGGADREWSFSSESDDLDYDNVERFLHTDDNSITKHVESANTMLSFIWWVIGFYWVTAGGQNLTRDSPQLYWICITFLAFDVVIVLLCVAVACLIGIAVCCCLPCILAILYVVADQEGATKEEIEQLPKYKFRVIKESKKEDDIPESSKGIMMQCDSEATAEHAIALEDAECCICLSAYDDGAELRELPCNHHFHCTCIDKWLLLNATCPLCKLNILRTSNHHQEV from the exons ATGCAAAATACAAACGCTTCGCCGTCCTCTCCGGCCGCCGTGGATACGGCCCCGTTCCTCCTCCGAAGCCGCCGCTTCCTCCGGCGCACACCACCTCCACTTCGTACGGCGGCTCGTCTCTTCCGTCAGGCCTCAGGGCGGAGAATGATGCTTCGGGAACCATCCGTTCGGGTCCGGGAGGCGGCGGCGGCGGAGCTTGAGGGGCGGCAGAGCGACTGGGCCTACTCGAAACCGGTGGTGGTGGTGGACGTGCTTTGGAACCTGGCGGTTGCTCTTGTTGGCGCGGCGGTGCTGTGCGTCAGCACGAAAGAGGAGCCATGTGTTCCCTTGAGGGTGTGGATCGTAGGGTACTTGTTGCAAGGTTTGCTTCATTCGCTGTGTGTTGTTGTGGAGTTCAATAAAAGAAGGAGAGTGCGGAGGAGCCAAGACGGTTCTACTTCTTCTAATGGTGGTGCTGATAGGGAATGGAGTTTCAGCTCTGAGAGCGATGATTTGGATTATGATAATGTTGAGCGCTTTCTTCACACTGATGATAACAG TATCACGAAGCATGTTGAGTCAGCAAATACCATGCTTTCATTCATATGGTGGGTCATTGGGTTCTATTGGGTAACCGCCGGTGGCCAGAATTTGACGAGGGATTCACCTCAGCTTTATTG GATCTGCATTACATTCCTTGCTTTTGACGTGGTGATTGTGCTGCTTTGTGTTGCTGTTGCATGTCTGATTGGTATTGCTGTTTGCTGTTGCCTGCCATGCATACTTGCTATCTTGTATGTCGTAGCAGATCAG GAAGGGGCAACCAAGGAAGAAATTGAGCAGTTGCCAAAATACAAGTTCAGAGTGATAAAGGAATCTAAGAAAGAGGATGATATTCCAGAATCTTCCAAAGGAATAATGATGCAATGCGACAGCGAAGCAACTGCCGAACATGCTATTGCCTTAGAAGATGCA GAATGCTGCATCTGCCTTTCTGCCTATGATGATGGTGCTGAACTCAGAGAACTTCCATGCAACCACCATTTCCATTGCACGTGCATCGACAAATGGCTGCTTCTAAATGCCACCTGTCCTCTCTGCAAGTTAAACATTTTAAGGACTAGTAATCACCACCAAGAAGTTTGA